From the genome of Clostridia bacterium, one region includes:
- a CDS encoding glycosyltransferase family 39 protein, translating into MKGKKVYNSKALVWWGLAGVVLLAFILRLAWVLNVHTYPISDFGWYHERALGLIHGQGYSVNGKPTAYWPIGYPLFLAGLYKLFGPHYYVAKAANVIMGSLTAGLTYLIGNRLAGFWTGLFAGLALALMPSQIEWTSVLCSEILFTFLLLASTYLLVVKRPERQGWLYPAVSGLLLGAASLVRATSLALPLGAFVFYWIFRRSFRQAKFIQLLGVKFRKFYQSDTNAYLFSLTPTHPPL; encoded by the coding sequence ATGAAAGGGAAAAAGGTGTATAACAGTAAGGCCCTTGTCTGGTGGGGGCTAGCCGGCGTGGTGCTCTTGGCCTTCATCCTCAGGCTAGCGTGGGTGCTAAACGTACATACATATCCCATTTCCGATTTCGGCTGGTACCATGAGCGCGCCCTGGGCCTCATCCACGGGCAGGGCTACAGCGTTAACGGCAAGCCCACCGCTTACTGGCCCATCGGCTACCCGCTGTTTTTGGCCGGACTTTACAAGCTCTTTGGTCCCCATTACTACGTGGCCAAGGCCGCAAACGTAATCATGGGATCGCTAACGGCAGGACTAACCTATCTAATCGGCAACCGATTGGCGGGCTTCTGGACCGGGCTATTCGCGGGCTTGGCCCTGGCGCTTATGCCTAGCCAAATCGAGTGGACGAGCGTCCTATGCTCAGAGATCCTCTTTACTTTTCTGCTTTTGGCATCCACCTATCTACTAGTGGTCAAGCGCCCTGAGCGGCAAGGTTGGCTTTATCCGGCCGTCTCCGGGCTGCTCCTGGGAGCCGCTTCTTTGGTTCGAGCTACTAGCCTTGCTCTCCCCTTGGGCGCATTTGTCTTTTACTGGATCTTTCGCCGCAGCTTCCGGCAAGCCAAGTTTATCCAGCTCCTGGGAGTCAAGTTCCGTAAGTTTTACCAGAGCGATACCAACGCCTATCTTTTTAGCCTTACCCCCACCCATCCTCCGCTCC